A stretch of Aspergillus nidulans FGSC A4 chromosome VI DNA encodes these proteins:
- the erg9 gene encoding bifunctional farnesyl-diphosphate farnesyltransferase/squalene synthase (transcript_id=CADANIAT00009666) translates to MGLGNIIYFAFHPSELRSIIQWKVWHNPVHERNEKNETETQKACFKFLDLTSRSFSAVIKELHPELLLPVCVFYLALRGLDTIEDDTSIPLETKEPLLRNFKDFLEQDGWTFDGNRPEEKDRELLVQFHNVVTEFRNMKPAYQVIIKDITDKMGNGMADYARKATFEDASVKTVEEYDLYCYYVAGLVGEGLTRLFVEAEFGNPALLKRTRLHKSMGLFLQKTNIIRDIREDEDDGRRFWPKSIWSKHVDNFEDLFKPENREAALNCNSEMVLNALEHVEDCLFYLAGLREQSVFNFCAIPQAMAIATLELCFRNYTMFERNIKITKGDACQLMTESTQNLRVLCDVFRRYVRRIHKKNTPKDPNFLKISIVCGKIEKFIETIFPSQDADAAKRRVEGTLSEAEAEKARQDAETRKDVLFMMGLMGVMALIVTAIMIAVAWAMGARFDLAWKEIREGNFSPKKAVQHGEL, encoded by the exons ATGGGCCTCGGCAACATCATTTACTTCGCTTTTCATCCTTCAGAATTGAGGTCGATCATCCAATG GAAAGTCTGGCATAACCCTGTTCATGAACGTaacgagaagaacgagacGGAGACGCAGAAGGCCTGCTTCAAGTTTCTGGACCTCACAAGTCGGAGTTTCAGTGCTGTGATCAAGGAATTACATCCAGAGCTGCTTTTGCCGGTCTGTGTTTTCTATTTGGCACTTCGTGGGCTTGATACAATAGAGGATGATACCTCAATTCCCCTTGAAACCAAGGAACCTCTACTGCGCAACTTCAAAGACTTCCTAGAGCAAGATGGTTGGACTTTTGATGGGAACCGCCCGGAGGAGAAGGACCGTGAGCTGCTGGTTCAGTTCCACAACGTCGTTACTGAGTTCAGGAACATGAAGCCTGCCTACCAAGTCatcatcaaggatatcaccGACAAGATGGGTAACGGTATGGCTGACTACGCGCGCAAGGCTACCTTTGAAGATGCGAGTGTAAAGACTGTCGAGGAGTACGATCTTTACTGCTATTACGTGGCTGGGTTAGTGGGTGAAGGCTTGACTCGTCTCTTTGTGGAGGCAGAGTTTGGCAACCCTGCTTTGCTGAAGCGCACACGTCTTCACAAGTCTATGGGTCTTTTCCTCCAAAAGACAAACATCATTCGTGATATCCgcgaagatgaggacgatggtCGACGATTTTGGCCAAAGTCCATCTGGTCGAAGCACGTCGATAATTTTGAAGACCTGTTTAAGCCCGAGAACCGGGAGGCGGCTCTCAATTGCAATTCTGAGATGGTCCTAAACGCACTGGAACATGTCGAGGACTGTCTCTTCTACCTTGCCGGTCTGCGCGAGCAGAGTGTTTTCAACTTCTGCGCTATTCCCCAGGCCATGGCAATTGCTACATTGGAACTTTGCTTCCGTAACTACACTATGTTTGAACGGAACATCAAGATAACCAAGGGTGATGCCTGCCAGCTCATGACAGAGAGTACACAAAATCTCCGAGTTCTGTGCGACGTTTTCCGGCGCTATGTGCGACGGATACACAAGAAGAACACACCCAAGGATCCCAATTTCCTAAAAATCAGTATCGTCTGCGGCAAG ATTGAGAAATTTATCGAGACAATCTTCCCTTCGCAGGATGCTGATGCGGCCAAGCGTCGGGTTGAAGGCACTCTGtcggaggctgaggctgagaaggctcGACAGGATGCGGAGACACGCAAAGACGTTTTGTTTATGATGGGTCTTATGGGAGTAATGGCTTTGATAGTCACCGCTATTATG ATTGCAGTGGCGTGGGCTATGGGCGCCCGGTTCGACCTTGCGTGGAAAGAGATAAGAGAGGGTAACTTCAGTCCGAAAAAGGCAGTGCAGCACGGCGAGCTCTGA
- a CDS encoding hemerythrin domain-containing protein (transcript_id=CADANIAT00009665): protein MDQQSQSESLPNMEPLSPADFRIYNRLAEQMENIHNGFRATWAELKTACDPPPSQSQFPTPSALAAGNPDSTDSEIILLGLSFCSGLSSHHSIEERYIFPLLAERMPEFAAGGVLTEQHEVIHDGLTRLGAYLRSCERKLDDDEDGWRLDRGVLRRLLEGEDGKFESVIWEHLDQEVELLRPESLRRMWGVEDVRRFAI, encoded by the exons ATGGACCAACAAAGCCAGTCAGAATCTCTACCGAATATGGAACCCCTCTCTCCAGCCGATTTTCGCATCTACAACCGTCTCGCCGAACAGATGGAAAATATC CATAACGGCTTCCGCGCCACCTGGGCAGAGTTAAAAACCGCCTGCGATCCACCtccatcccagtcccagttcccAACACCATCCGCACTGGCAGCAGGAAACCCGGACAGCACAGACTCAGAGATAATCCTCCTGGGCCTCTCCTTCTGCTCCGGCCTCTCAAGCCACCACTCCATCGAAGAACGCTACATCTTCCCGCTCCTCGCAGAACGGATGCCCGAGTTTGCGGCTGGCGGTGTTCTAACCGAGCAACATGAGGTTATTCATGACGGGCTTACCCGACTAGGTGCGTACTTGAGGAGCTGTGAGCGAAAATtagacgacgatgaggatggatggcGGCTAGACAGGGGTGTTCTCAGGAGGTTACTAGAAGGGGAGGACGGCAAGTTTGAGAGTGTGATTTGGGAGCATTTGGATCAGGAGGTGGAGTTGTTGAGGCCGGagagtttgaggaggatgtgggGGGTTGAGGATGTTAGGAGGTTTGCGATATAG
- a CDS encoding A4/G1 family peptidase (transcript_id=CADANIAT00009664): MKLSLTSSLLTTTTLLGSALSLPQTSNLVSRIQARSLNRQSHPLTRQDGGHSGSQTGFRMASTAAVAYSNNWAGVVREEAPPGGPYTAVSATFTVPKPTAAPNTAGLQAGSAWVGIDGDTYSGAILQTGVDFYIDNGRVYNDAWFEWFPDYAYDFNLAINTGDVIVAKVEALSPSNGVAIIENKNTGQTATQTISAPKADATLKGVNADWIVEDFQSGDKVVALADFEQVTFTGCEAKAQNGDSLGLDGSTIIELKQNNKVLTEVTVKGNNELTVASKM; encoded by the coding sequence ATGAAGCTCTCCCTCACCTCAAGCCTTCTCACAACAACCACGCTCCTGGGCAGcgccctctccctcccacAGACTTCCAACCTCGTCTCACGCATCCAAGCCCGGTCTCTAAACCGGCAGTCGCATCCCCTCACTCGCCAAGATGGCGGCCACTCAGGTTCTCAAACGGGCTTCCGGATGGCCAGCACAGCCGCTGTGGCCTACAGTAACAACTGGGCCGGCGTCGTCCGCGAGGAAGCACCACCTGGAGGCCCTTACACAGCCGTCAGCGCGACATTTACCGTGCCCAAGCCGACAGCCGCGCCAAATACAGCAGGGTTGCAGGCAGGTTCGGCATGGGTAGGCATTGACGGTGACACATACAGCGGGGCGATACTGCAGACTGGCGTGGACTTTTACATAGACAACGGACGTGTGTACAACGATGCGTGGTTCGAGTGGTTCCCTGATTATGCGTATGACTTCAACTTGGCCATCAACACGGGGGATGTGATTGTGGCCAAGGTCGAGGCGCTTTCGCCGAGCAATGGGGTGGCTATTATCGAGAATAAGAACACTGGGCAGACGGCGACACAGACGATCAGTGCGCCCAAGGCTGATGCGACGTTGAAAGGGGTGAATGCGGATTGGATTGTCGAGGATTTCCAGTCTGGCGATAAAGTCGTTGCCCTCGCCGACTTTGAACAGGTCACGTTCACGGGGTGTGAGGCGAAGGCACAGAATGGAGATTCATTGGGGTTGGACGGTTCAACTATCATTGAACTCAAACAGAACAATAAGGTGCTCACTGAGGTGACGGTGAAGGGTAATAATGAGCTTACTGTTGCCAGTAAGATGTAA
- a CDS encoding Y-family DNA polymerase (transcript_id=CADANIAT00009669): MEEERISKGEQPIIKGYESPSVDESLKYQLLGPSLIKAGQDSVDQRKVSEIIYNASKGSKFFNHEQIRDNVLTEKIQRILKEKTRLESLNLSVDLRLADQVFAEIESTRDLSQYVVHVDCDAFFAAVEELDRPELKTVPMAVGKGVLTTCNYEARKFGCRSGMASFVAKKLCPQLICLPQNYEKYTAKAQEIRAILAQYDPQFESASIDEAYLNITAYCREKQLDPDEAVSRMRAEILEKTKISVSAGIAANAKIAKICSNRNKPNGQFRVPNEKNAIMEFMRDLPMRKINGVGRVFERELDSIGIKTCGDIFPQRAYLAKLFGEKALHFLAQCYLGVGRTKIQPAESYERKSVGTERTFHEISKREEFREKLWSCAQELEKDLSRTQFMGRTLVLKVKLATFEVLTRQYQPARAVSTAKDLFTSALPMLEKLEKEIPNMKLRLLGIRCTNLVSTKKFDMNFFGAAARRQPVPDTAIESPVEQEINAEEAFEKAAREELQSDMQALERLSQETPEAGGDQIEISPTPTTAGKLLAQPEYWDCPICSMPQIADDRKFNDHVDYCLSKQTIKEAIQDDSPQLQPQAQPAPHSTRKRKTASRDSVDPRQKRLFFT, encoded by the exons atggaggaggaaagaaTCAGTAAGGGTGAACAGCCCATAATAAAAGGCTACGAGTCTCCTAGTGTCGATGAGAGTCTTAAATATCAGCTGTTGGGGCCTTCCTTGATAAAGGCGGGCCAGGACTCGGTTGACCAGAGAAAG GTCTCTGAAATCATTTATAATGCCTCTAAAGGCTCCAAGTTTTTCAACCATGAGCAAATCCGCGATAATGTCCTCACAGAGAAGATACAGCGGATTCTGAAGGAAAAGACGCGCCTTGAGAGTCTGAACCTCTCTGTCGACTTACGCTTAGCGGACCAGGTCTTTGCTGAGATAGAGTCCACCAGAGACCTCTCGCAGTATGTGGTTCACGTAGACTGCGATGCGTTCTTTGCTGCggttgaagagctggatagACCGGAGCTGAAAACTGTACCCATGGCTGTTGGAAAGGGCGTTCTGACGACTTGCAACTATGAGGCTAGGAAGTTTGGCTGCCGAAGCGGCATGGCATCCTTTGTCGCTAAGAAGTTGTGTCCCCAGTTAATTTGCCTGCCGCAAAACTACGAAAAGTATACGGCGAAAGCTCAAGAAATCCGCGCCATACTTGCACAATATGACCCTCAGTTCGAGAGTGCGAGCATTGATGAAGCCTATTTGAACATTACCGCTTACTGCCGCGAAAAGCAGCTTGATCCAGATGAGGCTGTCAGTCGCATGCGTGCCGAGATTctagagaagaccaagatctCTGTCTCTGCCGGAATTGCAGCAAATGCGAAAATTGCAAAAATCTGCTCGAATCGCAATAAACCAAATGGCCAGTTCCGTGTTCCAAACGAGAAGAATGCTATCATGGAATTCATGAGAGATCTTCCTATGCGCAAAATTAATGGCGTGGGCAGAGTGTTCGAGCGGGAACTCGACTCAATCGGCATCAAAACATGCGGCGACATTTTCCCACAACGTGCCTATTTGGCTAAGCTATTCGGTGAAAAGGCTCTTCACTTTTTAGCGCAGTGCTATCTCGGAGTAGGCAGGACAAAAATTCAACCAGCTGAAAGCTACGAGCGCAAAAGCGTCGGCACCGAGAGGACATTTCATGAGATCAGTAAACGAGAAGAGTTCAGAGAGAAACTCTGGTCCTGTGCTCAAGAACTAGAGAAGGACCTGTCACGTACTCAATTTATGGGTCGTACACTGGTTCTTAAGGTCAAGTTGGCTACTTTCGAGGTGTTAACCCGGCAATATCAGCCCGCAAGGGCCGTGTCTACGGCCAAAGATCTCTTTACATCTGCCCTTCCGATGTTAGAGAAActcgagaaggagattcCCAATATGAAGCTCCGTCTGCTCGGTATTCGATGTACCAACCTTGTGAGCACCAAGAAATTCGACATGAATTTCTTCGGTGCCGCTGCGCGGAGACAACCTGTGCCAGATACTGCAATCGAGTCTCCCGTGGAACAAGAAATaaatgcagaagaagccttCGAGAAGGCGGCCCGCGAGGAGCTCCAGAGCGATATGCAGGCTCTAGAAAGGCTCAGTCAAGAAACACCCGAAGCTGGAGGTGACCAGATTGAGATAAGCCCAACGCCGACCACCGCCGGTAAACTACTGGCTCAACCGGAGTATTGGGACTGCCCTATTTGTTCAATGCCTCAAATCGCGGACGATAGGAAGTTTAATGACCATGTGGACTACTGTTTATCGAAGCAAACGATCAAAGAGGCTATCCAGGATGATTCGCCGCAACTGCAGCCGCAAGCTCAACCAGCACCACACAGCACACGAAAGCGAAAGACTGCTTCTCGAGACAGCGTAGACCCGCGACAGAAACGTCTTTTCTTCACTTAA
- a CDS encoding uncharacterized protein (transcript_id=CADANIAT00009663), whose amino-acid sequence MEAPQSVVSLQCGWNVSFLRAKPKSVDPIHPT is encoded by the exons ATGGAGGCTCCACAGTCAGTGGTGTCCCTACAGTGCGGGTGGAATG TTTCCTTCCTCCGTGCAAAGCCAAAATCTGTCGATCCGATCCATCCGACATAA
- a CDS encoding uncharacterized protein (transcript_id=CADANIAT00009668), with protein MTYDKQHNGHLAKPFTPTLSAAFSRANNKTPLTPKLANPSAVRAPKRVAPSDHSATTPARHGPEPSYLNANITPRSGSRNSRRDGSILSPGSTPVHSPQASVQPSPANGNTRAYRTERSPVRMGGNHEPPRTARAKTLTADLYSTSRPHSYTEFSPASPMFFHASDARSVSSSSEADTRSKVSGKVSSPATFVYANGQEENQPPVEESSRRRSSGLSRPAVVARPTASPRLKSPQPSAESPRFSDGISSLGAPHLDDSPEIHSPVHSPTFSTVRTVPIISHTKSSSLDTARGTPVRETCGEALRPSPIIVSTSDPQVEVNYNSDSVPLRPRIFSNKSTNTVDSHNDGLQSPVKSEHGVSSGPVLSARVERKILDLEISNSSLLAINRTLEREMRKQNAELRRFRRLSRSGRLSMAPSRSVSDTLSIPSEINEGGTDLSSGQSQDELSELSDEESLQDESELGPDSVADDDSKHRNKDEKRFLIDLAKHQELLADSQKMNQSLKRCLGWTEELIKEAQKALEYNVLVNDIQLGGRVLSPDELNDDGETGRGLLATVSSESEIPNMDPPGEDSLST; from the coding sequence ATGACTTACGATAAACAACACAATGGCCATCTTGCCAAACCTTTTACTCCGACCCTTAGTGCAGCGTTCAGCAGAGCGAATAACAAGACCCCTTTAACCCCGAAACTCGCCAATCCTTCCGCCGTCCGCGCTCCCAAACGAGTTGCTCCCTCGGACCACTCTGCAACAACTCCGGCGAGACACGGTCCTGAGCCCTCCTATCTAAATGCGAATATCACACCCCGATCCGGCTCCAGAAATAGCAGACGTGATGGGAGCATACTTTCTCCAGGCAGTACACCGGTGCACTCTCCACAGGCCTCCGTTCAGCCGTCTCCCGCAAATGGGAACACAAGGGCATACCGGACTGAGCGCAGTCCAGTTCGAATGGGCGGGAATCATGAACCCCCAAGGACTGCAAGAGCAAAGACCTTGACCGCCGATTTGTACTCCACTTCTCGCCCTCACTCCTACACGGAATTTTCGCCTGCATCTCCCATGTTCTTCCACGCTAGTGATGCACGTTCGGTTTCGAGCTCCTCCGAGGCAGATACACGGTCAAAAGTTTCTGGGAAAGTGTCTTCGCCTGCTACTTTTGTATATGCGAatggtcaagaagaaaatcaGCCTCCGGTTGAAGAGAGCTCCAGACGGCGGTCGTCAGGATTGTCGCGACCTGCAGTCGTGGCAAGGCCGACAGCTTCTCCGCGGCTTAAGTCACCCCAACCCAGCGCAGAATCTCCTCGATTCTCCGATGGTATTTCCTCGCTTGGCGCACCGCATCTTGATGACTCGCCTGAGATTCATTCGCCAGTCCACAGTCCCACATTCAGCACCGTTCGGACCGTGCCAATAATAAGCCATACGAAATCTTCAAGCCTTGACACGGCGCGCGGTACTCCTGTTCGTGAGACTTGCGGCGAGGCTCTACGACCCAGTCCCATCATTGTATCTACGTCGGATCCGCAGGTTGAAGTAAACTATAATTCCGATTCCGTCCCTCTCAGGCCACGCATTTTCAGCAATAAATCTACAAATACAGTCGATAGCCATAACGACGGGTTGCAGAGCCCAGTCAAGTCAGAGCATGGAGTGAGCAGCGGCCCAGTCCTCAGCGCGCGGGTAGAGCGTAAGATTTTGGATCTTGAAATCAGCAACTCGTCTCTTCTTGCCATCAACCGGACGCTTGAGCGCGAAATGCGGAAACAGAATGCAGAACTGCGAAGATTCCGACGACTAAGTCGCTCGGGCCGTTTATCCATGgctccttctcgctcggTGTCGGATACTCTATCAATCCCGAGCGAGATTAACGAAGGCGGGACTGATCTCTCATCTGGTCAATCACAAGACGAACTGTCTGAATTAAGTGACGAAGAATCCTTGCAAGATGAAAGTGAACTAGGACCTGACTCAGTAGCCGACGACGACTCGAAGCACAGAAACAAGGATGAGAAACGATTTCTCATTGACCTGGCCAAGCACCAAGAGCTTCTGGCAGACAGTCAGAAAATGAATCAAAGCCTCAAAAGATGTCTCGGATGGACAGAAGAACTCATCAAAGAAGCACAGAAGGCACTCGAATACAACGTGCTGGTTAATGATATCCAACTGGGCGGGCGAGTCCTTAGTCCTGATGAGTTGaacgatgatggagaaactGGCCGCGGACTCCTAGCCACCGTCTCGTCCGAATCCGAAATTCCTAATATGGATCCTCCCGGCGAGGACTCGCTATCGACATGA
- a CDS encoding homocysteine S-methyltransferase family protein (transcript_id=CADANIAT00009662) has product MKILLLDGGLGTTLESYPFNITFTSETPLWSSHLLISSPSTLQSAHRAFYDAGADILLTATYQSSIEGFARTDASHTINDAGDYMRSAIPLVRGAIPSSARQRPQQCRVALSLGPYGATMSPVAAEYTGAYPPEMDGEDALRQWHAGRLNVFVDDRESWDQVDFVAFETLIRADEVCAVRGAMKDVCVGPEIHRRRKPWWICGVFPAEEVDRTQVRQWVDAAVGQRPGLPRPWGIGLNCTRIENVAKIVAIMRDELHCLLSRGKEDGFVDEWDAASGKPWLVLYPDGTKGEKYDPVTKTWVARETVVRCPWDESLWDVVQGQSEGDWEGIIVGGCCRAGPADIAALRRRIDSSLH; this is encoded by the coding sequence ATgaagatcctcctccttgatgGTGGCCTGGGGACAACACTCGAGTCTTACCCTTTCAATATCACCTTCACCTCCGAGACCCCTCTCTGGTCGTCGCACCTCCTGatctcctccccatccacccTCCAATCCGCCCACCGCGCCTTCTACGACGCTGGAGCAGACATCCTGCTGACAGCAACCTACCAGTCCAGCATTGAAGGTTTCGCAAGGACAGACGCAAGCCACACGATTAATGATGCGGGAGACTACATGCGATCTGCCATTCCGCTCGTCCGAGGCGCCATTCCCTCCTCTGCGAGGCAACGTCCACAGCAGTGTCGCGTTGCGCTGTCATTAGGCCCCTATGGTGCAACGATGTCCCCAGTTGCGGCGGAGTACACGGGGGCTTATCCGCCTgagatggatggggaggatgcgTTGAGACAATGGCATGCGGGACGGCTGAATGTGTTTGTTGACGATCGTGAATCGTGGGACCAGGTCGACTTTGTCGCATTTGAAACACTCATCAGGGCGGACGAGGTTTGTGCTGTACGTGGAGCGATGAAGGACGTTTGCGTAGGACCTGAAATACACAGAAGGCGAAAACCCTGGTGGATATGTGGTGTCTTTCCCGCGGAGGAAGTGGACAGAACCCAGGTTAGACAGTGGGTGGATGCGGCGGTTGGACAGCGCCCGGGGCTGCCGCGACCATGGGGCATTGGGCTGAACTGTACGCGGATTGAAAACGTCGCAAAAATTGTTGCGATCATGCGCGACGAGTTGCATTGCTTGCTGAGCAGGGGCAAGGAAGATGGCTTCGTGGATGAGTGGGACGCAGCGTCGGGTAAACCATGGCTGGTGTTGTATCCGGATGGCACGAAGGGCGAGAAGTACGACCCTGTCACCAAGACATGGGTGGCGCGGGAAACGGTTGTGCGATGCCCGTGGGATGAGAGCCTTTGGGATGTGGTACAAGGGCAGTCAGAAGGGGACTGGGAGGGCATCATTGTCGGAGGGTGCTGTCGCGCCGGGCCAGCTGACATTGCGGCATTGCGTCGGAGAATTGATTCATCCCTTCACTGA
- a CDS encoding DnaJ domain protein (transcript_id=CADANIAT00009667) gives MVVDTSYYDALGVPPTATELEIKKAYRKLAVVTHPDKNPGDETAHERFQAIGEAYQVLSDAELRKRYDTHGKEGAVPDQGFEDPNEFFGMIFGGDAFYDLIGEISLLQDLTTRMEITTEEAEEDLAASTEEKLNINEQEGTSVGETTSSGAGSRASAASPSPAASGTSTPRPRLGQQAIMDKSDEEIRMQAAGVTEEERELRKKEKKKGGLTREQAERLQAFELERQKAREERVDMLATKLIDKISVWTETDKGADVTRAFEEKIKLEVENLKIQSFGIEILHAIGATYVSKATSFLKSQKFLGISGFFSRLKDKGTLAKEAWTTISTVIDAQLTMEEMAKLEEKGGENWTDEMRAEYSVKVTGKLLAAAWRGSKLEIQSVLRDVCDKVLGDKKIKLEKRIERAHAMIIAGNIYSKAERDPDDEGDYMAFEQLMADATAKKAKDEKKKKKKHGHSELEASSPKAAS, from the exons ATGGTTGTTGATACTAGCTATTACGACGCCCTTGGGGTGCCGCCCACTGCCACAGAACTTGAAATCAAGAAGGCATATCGAAAGCTTGCCGTCGTCACTCATCCTG ACAAGAATCCTGGCGATGAGACCGCGCATGAGCGATTTCAAGCG ATCGGAGAAGCATATCAAGTCCTCAGCGATGCCGAACTTCGCAAGCGTTATGATACCCACGGCAAGGAAGGGGCTGTCCCGGACCAAGGTTTCG AGGACCCGAACGAGTTCTTTGGTATGATCTTTGGTGGAGACGCGTTTTACGATCTGATCGGCGAAATATCTTTGCTGCAAGACCTTACGACTCGCATGGAAATCACAACggaagaggcggaagaagatctAGCTGCGTCgacggaagagaagctgaacatCAATGAGCAGGAAGGCACGTCTGTAGGTGAAACCACCAGTTCAGGTGCGGGCTCAAGAGCCAGCGCAGCCTCGCCGTCCCCCGCCGCCTCCGGTACAAGCACTCCTCGGCCTCGCTTGGGACAGCAGGCTATCATGGATAAGTCCGATGAGGAAATCCGAATGCAGGCCGCCGGTGTaacagaggaggagcgcgAGCTcaggaaaaaggagaagaagaagggcggtCTTACACGTGAACAGGCCGAAAGACTCCAAGCCTTCGAACTCGAGAGACAAAAGGCGCGAGAAGAGCGAGTCGACATGCTGGCGACGAAACTTATCGACAAGATCAGCGTGTGGACGGAAACTGACAAGGGTGCCGATGTGACTCGGGCCTTTGAGGAGAAGATTAAGCTTGAGGTGGAGAACCTGAAGATCCAGTCCTTCGGTATTGAGATCCTCCATGCTATTGGCGCTACGTATGTTTCAAAAGCTACCTCTTTCCTGAAGTCACAAAAGTTCCTGGGTATTTCCGGATTCTTCTCCCGCCTTAAGGATAAGGGTACTCTCGCAAAAGAAGCCTGGACAACCATCTCGACTGTCATCGACGCACAATTGAccatggaggagatggctAAACTCGAAGAAAAGGGCGGCGAGAATTGGACGGATGAGATGAGGGCCGAGTATTCCGTAAAGGTAACGGGCAAGCTTCTCGCGGCCGCCTGGCGTGGTAGCAAACTCGAGATTCAAAGCGTCCTTCGCGACGTCTGTGATAAGGTGTTGGGCgacaagaagatcaagtTGGAGAAGCGCATCGAGCGGGCTCATGCCATGATAATTGCCGGCAATATCTATTCTAAG GCCGAGCGTGACCCCGACGACGAGGGAGATTACATGGCCTTCGAGCAGCTCATGGCTGATGCAACGGCAAAGAAAGCGaaggacgagaagaagaaaaagaagaagcacgGTCACTCTGAGCTGGAAGCCTCCAGCCCGAAGGCCGCGTCGTAG